A region of the Lysobacter sp. K5869 genome:
CGATGGTGTGGCCCCACTTGCCCACGCTCAGTTCTTCGGCGACCACGGTGAGGTGCTGGATCGGCTTGAGCACGCGGTTCCAGATCAGTCCCCATTGCAGGCCCAGGATCAGCGCGCACACCAGCAGGCCGATGCCGCCGATCCACAGCGACTGGCGCGCGATCGCCCTGTCCACGTCGCTCTTGGGATAGGCCGCGACCAGACTGAAACCCCAGCCCGGCACTTCCTGCTTGTCGACCACCCAATCGCTCGGCAGTTCGTGAGCGATGCGCTCGATCAGCGCCGGATCGCTGGTGGCGCCGGTCTTGGACGAGAAGCGCAGCTTGTCCTTGCCGTCGAATACGGCGATGAAGCCCGAGTCCAACACCTGGCTGGCGTCGACCACTTCCGACAGCGCCTTCAAATCGGTCTTGTAGCCCACGTACCACACGCCGATCGCGCGCTGGCTGTCGGTCTCGGCGAAGATCGGCTCGTAGCCGGTGACGTAAGGCGTGCCGAGGATGTCGACCACGCCGTAGAACGCCTCGCCCTTGCGCATGTGCGGAATCACCTGGCCGAGCGGATCGAGCTGGGTGCCGATGGCGCGGCTGCCGTCGTCCTTGCGCACGTTGGTGGCGACGCGCACGAAGTCCTCGCCGTCGCGCGCGAACAAGGTGGCGGTGCCCTGGGCGATGGCGGTGACGCCGTCGACGAGGGCGAAGTTGTTGGCCTGCGACACGCCGCCGAGCACCAGATCGTTGGCGGCGCGGCCGCCGACGGTGACGCGGCCGCCGAGCGTGGCCGCGCCGAGCCGGCGGCCTTCGCTGCGCAACAGGCGCATGGCGTCGTGGGTGCGGTCGAGCATCACCGAGCGGGTGACCGAGAACAGGCTTTGCAGCGCTTGCGTGCGCCGTTCGATGGATTGCGACGCATCGGCGCGCACGTGGCGCGCCTGAGTCATCGCCAGCGCGACGGTCAGCACGACCACCGACACCAGCACCAGCGCCAGCACGGGCAGCAGCAGGCGCACCCGCAACGAGTGAAGAAACATCGGATTTATTCCCCTGGAGCGCGTTGAAGAACGAATGCGTAGGCCGCCGCCGCGCGCGGGCGCGGACGATGCGGTAAGGCGCTCCATGCCCGATGCGCGCAGCCGCGGCCGATCGGCGGCCGCCAGGGTGCGTCATCGTTTTTTCTTTCACAATGCGCCGACGCCGCGCGCGGCGCGCGCAGCGGAGCGGCCGGCCAGCGAGGCCGGCGCGGATTCGATGCGGTGGGTAAACGGTGGGAGTGGATTCGGTGCGCTGCGCGCGTGAGGCGGAAGAGTCGGTCGGTCACGCGGAGCTGCAGGTTCGTGTCGTTCGTGGGCGCAGCATATCGGGCGCGCCGCGTCGCGATTCGTGCGGGCAGTCGCAGAAGGATTTGCTGTCGGACAGCTGTCGCGCGCGAACGCTGCGAAGTGTGCGGGGCGCTTGATCGGCGTGTGCTGAGCGACACGCGGTTCAGAAAACGACGTCGGCGGTATCGTGTATACGCCTGTATTTCGCGCGCACCGTTTGCGCTAAATCCATGTCGTAGCGATTGCGAAAACGATGCCTCTTTCGCTCAGCGATGCGCGCGGCGCGGATCGGGTTCGGGTTCGCGTTGTCGCGGACCATGCGCGCGATGGCCTGCGCAACGCATAGGTGCACGAAAGTTGCGTACGCGGACTTCGTTGCGCGCAGCGGCGCGCCGCGATGCAAGTTGTGACGCAATGCCGTTTTGCCGCGAGCGGTGCGGCCCGCCGCGTTTCAACCGCGCTTCTTGCGCCCGGCGTCGCGGTCGAACTCGCGCTTCACTTCGGAGTCGAGCATGCTCACGCTCATGCGCGCCTCGCGGCCCATGTTGATGCAGGCGGCGAGCACCAGCAGCACGCCGCACATCGCCAGTCCGGTCGGCACGCCGCGCAGGCGGTAATCGGTGAACTGGTCGATGCCGATGGCCAGGCTGGTGCCGACGAACGCCGTCATCGCGCCGTACAGCAGCTGCAGGCAGGTCAGGATCAGGCGCACGCGGCGGCGGTGCAGGATGATGCGCGCTTCCAGGTACTGGCGCGCGTCCTCGTCGACGGTCTCCTCCAGCGTCGCCAGTCGCTGGCGCATGCGGTCGACCACGCGCGCGAGGCGATTGTTCGACGACACCAGCAGCGAGGCGGTGGCGGTGAGGAAGAACGCCGGGGTGATCATCGCCGAGACCACGGCGTAGTGCGTACTCAGTTGCAGCGGATCGGTCATGGCGGAGGCGCGGCGCGCGGGTGGCGGATGTGGCGGGCGGAGCGGGCCCGGACCCCATGATGCCGCAAGCGCGATGGCCGGGCGCTTTGCGGTTGCGTTGCCTCATCGCGCGGCCGGGCGGCGCGGAGGGCGGCGGTTCGGGCTTCGGCTATCGCAGGGCCGGCGTCTCGACCGCGGGGCGATCGGCATGCCGCCGCTCGGTGGCGCGTGGCTCGGCCGGCTGCGGATCGAAAGATCACGGCCGACCGCCGACGGCTCAGCGCCGCGGCGGCTGCGCCCAGCGCTTCACCGCGCTGGCATGGCCGTGATCCATCTCCTCGTTGACCGCCTCCACCGCCAGCGAGGACTCGCGCGCCAGCAGCAGGCTGGCGGCGAACATCGACAGCACCCCGAGCGCGGCCAGGACGGTCGGGACCAGCCCCAACCGGTAGCCGAGCACGGCGTCGCCGGCCACGGTCAGGCTGGTGCCGACGAAGAAGCTGATCGCGGTGTAGAGCAGCTGGCTGCCGCGCAGGATGATCCGGCTGCGCTTCTTCTGGCGCAGGATGTGGCGCTCGATCAGTTCGCGCTCCTCGGCGTCCTCGGTTTCGGCCAGTTCTTTGAGCAGCACCCGGGCGCGGTCGATGACCCGGGCCAGCCGGTTGTTGGCCGACAGCAGCAGCGAGGCGGTCGCGGTGAGGAAGAACGCGGGCGCCAGCATCGCGGTCAGGATGGCGTAGTGGACGTCGGGGGCGTTGGCGGTCATCGCGGCGCGGCCGTCGGGGCGGGGTGGGCTATCATGCCGCGACACGCATACGCACGGCGAGGCCATGAGCGAACACCCCGGACACGAGCGGCACGGACACGAGCACCGGCTGATCTGGATCGACCTGGAGATGACCGGCCTGGACACCGACCGCGACTCGATCCTGGAGATCGCCACGGTCGTCACCGACGCCCAGCTCAACGTGCTCGCCGAGGGGCCGGAACTCGCCATCGCCCATCCGCTGGAGCGGCTGCAGGCGATGGACGAATGGAACCGCAACCAGCACGGCAAGTCCGGGCTGTGGAAGCGGGTGCTGGAGCAGGGCGTGGCGATGGACGAGGCCGAACGGCTGACGCTGGAGTTCCTGGCGAAGTGGGTCGCGCCGAACGCCTCGCCGATCTGCGGCAACTCGATCTGCCAGGACCGCCGTTTCCTGCACCGCTGCATGCCCAAGCTGGAGAAGTACTTCCACTACCGCAACCTCGACGTCAGCACGGTCAAGGAGCTGGCGCGGCGCTGGTCGCCGGAGGTGCTGGCGGGGGTGAACAAAGAAAGCAAGCACACCGCGCTGAGCGACGTGCACGATTCGATCGCCGAGCTGCGGCATTACCGCGGGTTCATGGGCAAGCTGGGCGGGCTCGGCGGCTGAGCTTTTTGCCACGGCCTCGCGCGAGGCCGCAACGCAGCGACTGTAGGAGCTGCGCAAGCTGCGACCAACCGCAGCGATTGACGCAAGCGCGCCTGCCCGAAGCCCGGTCAATCGGCCGGCGCTTTGACGCGTTGTTAGAAAAGGGGAACGTGAGCTTGCCTAGCTTCGGATAGCTGCGCTGGCGTCAACCGCTGCGGTTGGTCGCAGCTTGCGCAGCTCCTACAGGGGGAGACCCACTGGCGCGGCGAAGGGGGAGGGCGTGCGCTCCCCGGCGAACGACTCAGCTCTTGGGCTTGGCGCCCGCCGCCGCCACGTCGCCATCGTCGGCCACCGCCTTGGTCAGCACTTCGCCGATCGGCCGCCCGTCGGCGTCGTGGTGGTAGACGTGCAGATCGCGCTGCGGGTACGGGATGTTGAGGCCCTTGCCGATCAGCTCGTTGCGGATGCCTTCGACCAGATCGCTCTTGGTGTGGACCAGATCGCCGGTCTTGGCCCAGGCGCGCAGTTCCAGGTTGACGCTGCTTTCGGCCAGCGCGGTCACCAGCACTTCCGGCGCGGGTTCCTTGAGCACCTTGGGATGCGCCGCGGCCAGCGCCAGCAGCGTGTCCTTGGCCACGCGCAGGTCGTCGTCGTAGCCCACGCCGACGGTGAGGTCGATGCGGCGCTTGGGATTGGCGGTGAAGTTGATGATGACCGCGGTGGTGATCAGGCTGTTGGGCAGCACGATCACCCGGTTGTCGACGGTGCGCAGGCGGGTCTGGAACACGCGGATCTGCTCGACCGTGCCCTCGATGCCGGCGGCCTGCACGTAGTCGCCGGCGCGGAACGGGCGCAGCACGATCAGCATCACGCCCGAGGCGATGTTGGACAGCGAGTCCTTCAGCGCCAGACCGATGGCGAGGCCGGCGGCGCCGAGCACCGCCAGCACCGAGGTCATCGGCACGCCGAGCTGTTGCAGCGCGGCCACCGCGACCACCACCACCATCACCGCGTAGGCGATGTTGCGCAGGAAGCCGCGCAAGGTGACTTCCATGTTGGCGCGGGTCATGACCCGCTCCAACGCCCGCGACAGGCGCTTGGCGATCCACAGGCCGATCAGCAGGATCGCCAGCGACGCCAGCAGCTTCAGGCCCTGGGTCTGGGCCCATAGCATCAGCTTGTCGAAGTCGAAGCCGGCGCCGAGCCCCAACAGGGACTCGGACGCCTGCGTCTTGGCGGCCACGGCTTGAGCGGCGTCGGGTTTCGCCATGCCGGACTCAGGCCTGCGCCTTGACCTTGGCCAGACGCAGCCAGGTGTCGACGACCGTGTCGGGATTCAGCGACACCGACTCGATGCCTTGCTGCATCAGCCACTCGGCCAGATCGGGGTGATCGCTCGGGCCCTGGCCGCAGATGCCGACGTACTTGCCCTTGGCGCGCGCCGACGAGATCGCCATCGCCAGCAGCTTCTTCACCGCCGGATCGCGTTCGTCGAACAGCTGGGCGACGATCGCCGAGTCGCGGTCCAGGCCGAGGCTGAGCTGGGTGAGGTCGTTGGAGCCGATCGAGAAACCGTCGAAGATCTCCAGGAACTCGTCGGCCAGCAGCGCGTTCGAGGGGACCTCGCACATCATGATGATCTGCAGGCCGTTCTCGCCCTTCTTGAGGCCGTTCTTTTCGAGCACCTCGATCACGCGGCGGCCCTCGTCGAGCGTGCGCACGAACGGGATCATGATCCAGCAGTTGGTCAGGCCCATCTGCTCGCGCACCTTCAGCACCGCCTGGCATTCCAGGGCGAAGGCGTCGGAGAAGCTCGGATCGACGTAACGGCTGGCGCCGCGGAAGCCGATCATCGGGTTCTCTTCGTGCGGCTCGTAGCGCGAGCCGCCGATCAGGTTGGCGTATTCGTTGGACTTGAAGTCCGACAGGCGCACGATCACCGGGTTCGGCGCGAACGAGGCCGTGATGGTGGCGATGCCCTCGGCCAGGCGGTCCACGTAGAACTGCACCGGGTCGCCGCCGTAGCCGGCGATCTTCTCGTCGATCTTCTTCTTGGTCGCCGCGTCCTGCGCGGCGTATTCCAGCAGCGCCTTCGGGTGGATGCCGATGTGGCTGGCGATGATCATCTCCAGCCGCGCCAGGCCGACGCCGGCGTTGGGCAGCATGGCGAAGTCGAACGCGCGCTCGGGGTTGGCGACGTTCATCATCACCTTGAGCGGCGCCGGCGGCATCTTGTCGAGATCGGCGACGTGGCGCTCGAAGGGCAGGGCGCCGCCGTAGATGTAGCCGGTGTCGCCTTCGGCGCAGCTGATGGTGACGGTCTCGCCTTCCTTGATCGTGTCGAGCCCGTTGCCGGTGCCGACGACCGCCGGCACGCCGAGTTCGCGCGCGATGATCGCCGCGTGGCAGGTGCGGCCGCCGCGGTTGGTGACGATCGCGGCGGCGCGCTTCATCACCGGCTCCCAATCGGGATCGGTCATGTCGGCGACCAGCACGTCGCCCGGCTGCACCCGGCTCATGTCGTCGAGGCTGCGCACCACGCGCGCCACGCCGCTGCCGATCTTCTGGCCGATGGCGCGGCC
Encoded here:
- a CDS encoding Cache 3/Cache 2 fusion domain-containing protein; the protein is MFLHSLRVRLLLPVLALVLVSVVVLTVALAMTQARHVRADASQSIERRTQALQSLFSVTRSVMLDRTHDAMRLLRSEGRRLGAATLGGRVTVGGRAANDLVLGGVSQANNFALVDGVTAIAQGTATLFARDGEDFVRVATNVRKDDGSRAIGTQLDPLGQVIPHMRKGEAFYGVVDILGTPYVTGYEPIFAETDSQRAIGVWYVGYKTDLKALSEVVDASQVLDSGFIAVFDGKDKLRFSSKTGATSDPALIERIAHELPSDWVVDKQEVPGWGFSLVAAYPKSDVDRAIARQSLWIGGIGLLVCALILGLQWGLIWNRVLKPIQHLTVVAEELSVGKWGHTIEETELKDEIGKLARAISRLSYSVRVAMERLAKLSR
- a CDS encoding DUF2721 domain-containing protein; translated protein: MTDPLQLSTHYAVVSAMITPAFFLTATASLLVSSNNRLARVVDRMRQRLATLEETVDEDARQYLEARIILHRRRVRLILTCLQLLYGAMTAFVGTSLAIGIDQFTDYRLRGVPTGLAMCGVLLVLAACINMGREARMSVSMLDSEVKREFDRDAGRKKRG
- a CDS encoding DUF2721 domain-containing protein — encoded protein: MTANAPDVHYAILTAMLAPAFFLTATASLLLSANNRLARVIDRARVLLKELAETEDAEERELIERHILRQKKRSRIILRGSQLLYTAISFFVGTSLTVAGDAVLGYRLGLVPTVLAALGVLSMFAASLLLARESSLAVEAVNEEMDHGHASAVKRWAQPPRR
- the orn gene encoding oligoribonuclease: MSEHPGHERHGHEHRLIWIDLEMTGLDTDRDSILEIATVVTDAQLNVLAEGPELAIAHPLERLQAMDEWNRNQHGKSGLWKRVLEQGVAMDEAERLTLEFLAKWVAPNASPICGNSICQDRRFLHRCMPKLEKYFHYRNLDVSTVKELARRWSPEVLAGVNKESKHTALSDVHDSIAELRHYRGFMGKLGGLGG
- a CDS encoding mechanosensitive ion channel domain-containing protein, with amino-acid sequence MAKPDAAQAVAAKTQASESLLGLGAGFDFDKLMLWAQTQGLKLLASLAILLIGLWIAKRLSRALERVMTRANMEVTLRGFLRNIAYAVMVVVVAVAALQQLGVPMTSVLAVLGAAGLAIGLALKDSLSNIASGVMLIVLRPFRAGDYVQAAGIEGTVEQIRVFQTRLRTVDNRVIVLPNSLITTAVIINFTANPKRRIDLTVGVGYDDDLRVAKDTLLALAAAHPKVLKEPAPEVLVTALAESSVNLELRAWAKTGDLVHTKSDLVEGIRNELIGKGLNIPYPQRDLHVYHHDADGRPIGEVLTKAVADDGDVAAAGAKPKS
- the ppsA gene encoding phosphoenolpyruvate synthase produces the protein MNENILWLHALRLHDLARVGGKNSSLGEMIGNLANLGVSVPGGYATTAEAFKAFIAHNDLHQRIYDKLATLDVEDVPALTAAGGEIRGWVIDAPLQPDLDKDIRAAYRTLCDENGGGDVAVAVRSSATAEDLPDASFAGQQETFLNVTGEDDVVHKVKEVFASLYNDRAIAYRVHHGFKHEDVFLSAGVQLMVRSDVGASGVLFTLDTESGFRDVVFITSSYGLGEMVVQGAVNPDEFYVYKPTLSQGKPAILRRAVGAKQLRMVYSSQPGERVRTEDTPAELRAKFSITDEDVHELAKQALVIEKHYGRPMDVEWAKDGVSGKLFIVQARPETVKSRAKATQIERYQLGQRGTVIAEGRAIGQKIGSGVARVVRSLDDMSRVQPGDVLVADMTDPDWEPVMKRAAAIVTNRGGRTCHAAIIARELGVPAVVGTGNGLDTIKEGETVTISCAEGDTGYIYGGALPFERHVADLDKMPPAPLKVMMNVANPERAFDFAMLPNAGVGLARLEMIIASHIGIHPKALLEYAAQDAATKKKIDEKIAGYGGDPVQFYVDRLAEGIATITASFAPNPVIVRLSDFKSNEYANLIGGSRYEPHEENPMIGFRGASRYVDPSFSDAFALECQAVLKVREQMGLTNCWIMIPFVRTLDEGRRVIEVLEKNGLKKGENGLQIIMMCEVPSNALLADEFLEIFDGFSIGSNDLTQLSLGLDRDSAIVAQLFDERDPAVKKLLAMAISSARAKGKYVGICGQGPSDHPDLAEWLMQQGIESVSLNPDTVVDTWLRLAKVKAQA